A part of Winslowiella toletana genomic DNA contains:
- the clsB gene encoding cardiolipin synthase ClsB, producing the protein MNMQWRDGNRIRLLENGEAFFPRVYGAIRRAQHSLLLETFILFEDQVGKDLHAELLAAARRGVKIEMMVDGYGSPDLSDEYVHSLTAEGVRFIYYDPRPLIFGMRTNVFRRLHRKIVVADGEIAFVGGINFSEEHNSSYGPQAKQDYAVEVKGPIVEDIARYVQQEIGSEQVTRRWWGYRSHRPVHNSTPGDAQALFVFRDNDQHRDDIEQHYMDMLRSAQQEVIIANAYFFPGYRLLREMREAAKRGVRVKLIVQGEPDMPIVKVGAELLYNYLLEAGVEIYEYIRRPLHGKIAVQDQQWATVGSSNLDPLSLSLNLEANLIIHDRQFNQLLRDNLEGLIARDCQRVDGSKLPKRSWWQISKSVLVFHFLRHFPAIAGWLPAHTPKLALVAPPVQPEMETQDRVETDNPGAKS; encoded by the coding sequence ATGAATATGCAATGGCGCGATGGCAACCGCATCCGTTTGCTGGAAAATGGCGAAGCGTTTTTCCCGCGGGTCTATGGCGCGATTCGTCGCGCGCAACACAGCCTGCTACTGGAAACGTTTATTCTGTTTGAGGACCAGGTTGGCAAAGATCTGCACGCCGAGCTGCTGGCCGCCGCCAGACGCGGCGTAAAGATTGAAATGATGGTCGATGGTTACGGCTCACCGGATCTGTCGGATGAGTATGTGCACAGTCTGACCGCCGAGGGGGTGCGTTTTATCTATTACGATCCGCGCCCGCTGATATTTGGTATGCGTACCAATGTGTTCCGCCGTCTGCATCGCAAAATCGTGGTGGCAGATGGCGAAATCGCCTTTGTGGGTGGGATTAACTTCTCCGAAGAGCATAACTCCAGCTATGGCCCGCAGGCTAAACAGGACTATGCGGTGGAAGTCAAAGGGCCGATTGTTGAGGATATTGCGCGCTATGTGCAGCAGGAGATCGGTAGCGAGCAAGTGACGCGCCGCTGGTGGGGCTATCGCTCTCACCGCCCGGTGCATAACAGTACCCCGGGCGATGCGCAGGCGCTGTTTGTGTTTCGCGATAACGATCAGCACCGTGACGATATTGAGCAGCACTACATGGATATGCTGCGCAGCGCGCAACAGGAGGTGATTATTGCCAATGCCTACTTCTTCCCGGGCTATCGCCTGCTGCGCGAGATGCGCGAGGCGGCAAAACGCGGCGTCAGGGTGAAGCTGATAGTACAGGGCGAACCGGATATGCCGATCGTTAAGGTCGGGGCGGAGCTGCTGTATAACTATCTGCTGGAAGCCGGGGTCGAGATCTATGAGTACATTCGCCGTCCGTTGCACGGCAAAATCGCCGTGCAGGATCAGCAGTGGGCGACCGTCGGCTCCAGCAATCTCGATCCGCTGAGTCTGTCGCTGAACCTGGAGGCCAATCTGATTATCCACGACCGCCAGTTTAACCAGCTGCTGCGTGACAACCTCGAAGGATTGATCGCACGCGACTGCCAGCGCGTTGATGGCAGCAAGCTGCCGAAGCGCAGCTGGTGGCAGATCAGCAAGAGCGTGCTGGTGTTCCACTTTTTACGCCACTTCCCGGCGATTGCTGGCTGGCTGCCCGCCCATACGCCAAAACTGGCGCTGGTGGCGCCGCCGGTACAGCCGGAGATGGAAACACAGGATCGTGTCGAAACAGATAACCCGGGGGCAAAATCCTGA
- a CDS encoding endonuclease/exonuclease/phosphatase family protein produces MSQKAQGFSFKVLTINTHKGFSASNRRFILPELREAVRATSADIVLLQEVMGTHETHLLNVENWPETPHYEFLADTMWNDYAYGRNAVYPEGHHGNAVLSRFPIVSYENLDISVPDSEKRGMLHCKVQVPDRDITLHVICVHLGLRDAHRNAQMEMMCQLLQSLPADAPVVVAGDFNDWQQRANQLLAEGAGLEEVFSRENGRPARTFPARFPLLRLDRIYVRNASASHPQKLPRKPWSHLSDHAPLAVEIHL; encoded by the coding sequence ATGTCACAAAAGGCGCAAGGATTTTCATTTAAAGTCCTGACGATTAACACTCACAAGGGTTTTAGCGCTTCAAACCGGCGCTTTATTCTGCCAGAACTGCGTGAAGCAGTGCGTGCAACCAGTGCAGATATTGTCTTGTTACAGGAGGTGATGGGCACCCACGAAACGCATCTGTTAAACGTGGAGAACTGGCCTGAAACACCCCATTACGAATTTCTTGCCGATACCATGTGGAATGATTATGCCTATGGCCGAAATGCGGTCTATCCCGAAGGACACCATGGCAACGCGGTACTGTCGCGTTTTCCTATCGTCAGTTACGAAAATCTTGATATTTCGGTGCCCGATAGTGAAAAGCGCGGCATGTTGCACTGCAAAGTGCAGGTGCCGGATCGGGATATCACTCTGCATGTTATCTGCGTTCACCTTGGATTGCGCGACGCGCACCGCAACGCGCAGATGGAGATGATGTGCCAGCTACTGCAATCGCTACCCGCCGATGCGCCGGTAGTGGTCGCCGGGGATTTCAATGACTGGCAACAGCGCGCTAATCAGCTGCTGGCAGAGGGCGCAGGGTTGGAAGAGGTGTTCAGCCGTGAAAATGGACGGCCAGCACGCACTTTCCCTGCCCGCTTCCCGCTGCTGCGCCTCGATCGTATCTATGTGCGCAATGCCAGCGCCAGTCATCCACAGAAACTCCCGCGCAAACCCTGGTCACATCTCTCCGATCATGCGCCGCTGGCCGTGGAGATTCATCTATGA
- a CDS encoding YbhQ family protein gives MKWSNRIQIVTGQTCVHISLHLLLIAALVWGWKHQALVQVSMVLLAMYSSVFVAMMLTQRVPRLRNLGDFLEDVTTTYYFGAAMLVLLLLSRVIHNNLLLGGIGVLMVAGPAVVSLLAKEPARNIEKKRG, from the coding sequence ATGAAATGGTCGAACCGTATTCAGATTGTCACCGGACAAACCTGTGTACATATTTCACTGCATCTGTTGCTTATCGCCGCCCTGGTGTGGGGCTGGAAGCATCAGGCGCTGGTCCAGGTCAGCATGGTTTTACTGGCGATGTATAGCAGCGTGTTCGTTGCTATGATGCTGACACAGCGCGTTCCGCGCCTGCGTAACCTCGGGGACTTCCTCGAAGACGTCACCACCACTTACTACTTCGGCGCCGCGATGCTGGTGCTGTTGCTGCTGTCGCGGGTGATCCACAATAACCTGTTGCTCGGCGGTATTGGTGTATTGATGGTGGCTGGTCCGGCCGTGGTCTCGCTGCTGGCGAAAGAGCCAGCACGCAATATAGAGAAAAAACGCGGCTAA
- the rhlE gene encoding ATP-dependent RNA helicase RhlE: protein MSFDSLGLSADILRAVEEQGYTEPTPIQRQAIPVVLAGRDLMASAQTGTGKTAGFTLPLLQLLSSNNPHPKGRRPVRALILTPTRELAAQVGENVSEYSKHLNIRSMVVFGGVSINPQMMKLRGGVDVLVATPGRLLDLEHQNAVDLSHVEILVLDEADRMLDMGFIHDIRRVLSKLPAKRQNLLFSATFSDEIKGLAEKLLTNPEQVEVARRNTASEQVTQHVMFVDKKRKRELLSFLIGRDNWQQVLVFTRTKHGANHLAEQLNKDGITAAAIHGNKSQGARTRALSDFKDGGIRVLVATDIAARGLDIEELPHVVNYELPNVPEDYVHRIGRTGRAAATGAALSLVCVDEHKLLRDIERVLKREVPRSAIEGYEPDPNIKAEPIQNGRGSGGGGGRGGNGGGRGRGPAQGQRGGQNSGDRSASNGERSQGNGQRRQGAAPAARGSKPAGSGAPRTNVTRQRRSNPGNNG, encoded by the coding sequence ATGTCATTTGATTCTCTCGGCCTGAGTGCCGACATTCTGCGCGCTGTTGAAGAGCAGGGCTATACTGAGCCAACGCCAATCCAGCGTCAGGCGATCCCGGTAGTGCTGGCAGGCCGTGACCTGATGGCCAGTGCGCAAACCGGTACCGGTAAAACCGCAGGCTTCACCCTGCCGCTGTTGCAGCTGTTAAGCAGCAACAACCCGCACCCTAAAGGCCGTCGCCCGGTGCGCGCGCTGATCCTGACACCGACCCGTGAACTGGCGGCGCAGGTGGGCGAAAACGTCAGCGAATACAGCAAACATCTGAATATCCGTTCGATGGTGGTGTTTGGCGGCGTCAGTATTAACCCGCAGATGATGAAACTGCGCGGTGGCGTTGATGTGCTGGTGGCGACCCCAGGTCGTCTGCTGGATCTGGAACATCAGAATGCCGTGGATCTGTCCCACGTTGAAATCCTTGTGCTGGACGAAGCTGACCGTATGCTGGATATGGGCTTTATCCACGATATCCGTCGTGTGCTGTCTAAACTGCCCGCGAAGCGTCAGAACCTGCTGTTCTCCGCGACTTTCTCTGATGAGATTAAAGGCCTGGCGGAAAAACTGCTGACCAATCCTGAGCAGGTAGAAGTGGCGCGTCGTAATACCGCTTCTGAGCAGGTTACTCAGCATGTAATGTTTGTTGATAAGAAGCGCAAACGTGAACTGCTCTCCTTCCTGATTGGCCGCGATAACTGGCAGCAGGTGCTGGTGTTTACCCGTACCAAACACGGTGCTAACCATCTGGCGGAACAGCTGAATAAAGATGGCATCACTGCGGCGGCGATCCACGGTAATAAAAGCCAGGGCGCTCGTACCCGCGCACTGAGTGATTTTAAAGATGGCGGCATCCGTGTGCTGGTCGCCACTGATATCGCGGCGCGTGGTCTTGATATCGAAGAGCTGCCGCATGTGGTCAACTATGAGCTGCCTAACGTACCGGAAGATTACGTTCACCGTATCGGCCGTACCGGCCGTGCTGCGGCAACCGGCGCCGCGCTGTCACTGGTGTGCGTTGACGAGCATAAACTGCTGCGTGATATCGAGCGTGTGCTGAAGCGTGAAGTGCCACGTAGCGCAATCGAAGGCTACGAGCCAGACCCGAACATCAAAGCTGAGCCGATTCAGAACGGTCGTGGTTCAGGTGGCGGCGGTGGTCGTGGCGGCAATGGCGGCGGCCGTGGCCGTGGTCCGGCGCAGGGCCAGCGTGGTGGTCAGAACAGCGGCGATCGCAGCGCGAGCAACGGTGAGCGTAGCCAGGGCAATGGTCAGCGTCGTCAGGGCGCAGCGCCTGCCGCACGTGGCAGCAAACCGGCTGGTAGCGGCGCGCCACGCACCAACGTGACGCGTCAGCGCCGTTCGAATCCAGGCAATAACGGTTAA